The Chitinophaga parva genomic sequence CAAGCATGGATGCCTTGAAACAGTTGCGTCCGGAATTGCTTTGGCAAAGATGGCAAAGGTTGGCATTGAATCGGGACAGCATTCTATTTTAAGTGAATTGAGCAACAAAGAGATTGATAAAATAGAACCAAGACTAATTGTTGAAGCGGCAAACAAGGGAGATCTGTATGCCATCAGGCTCTTATCCAATATAGGTTCCAGTATGGGTAAAGGCATTTCTACGCTAATTCAAATTTTCAACCCCGAGTTGGTTATTTTGGAAGGAAGAATTGCTGCAGCTAAGCAATATATTACCATACCCATGTTGCAGGCAATTAATACGTATTGCATGACCCAGATACGTGAAAAAGCACAGATTGTTTCTTCCGAGTTGGGTGAATCTGCCAATCTGCTTGGTTGTGCAATAGAAAGCATTGACCAGTTTTTTGAAACATTACTGAAGGAGTAAAACAGCCCGGCTGTATGTACCAGTCAGGTAGCCTGTTTACTTTTCAGGCGTGCCGCCGCTTTCATATCCTGGAAAGCCCAGTTAGCCATTGCATCAATAATGGGCCGCAGCCGCTTGCCTGGTACGGACAAACGATAGGTTACAAACGGCGGAGCCACAGGTTTCGATTTTTGGTGAGGCTTTGCCGCTAAGCACAGTTTACTCTTTTTCGCTTCTTTCAATATTTAGCTGCTGGTTGTACAATACACCGGAAATGGGCAGCTCCAGTTGTATTTTTCCCAACCTGTCGCCTATATGCAGGGTAATCATGTTTTCATCCCTGATGTTAGCGGCCCTGGAAACCAAAACGGTCTCGCGTTCCGTACCACTGGCCAGAACAGGAAAGGAAGTAATATAGCAGGGATATAAATTATAGGATTTGCTCTCATAAGGATCCTATTTTACCAATATGGGCCCTGTCAGGTAATCCTCGTTGGGATGTTGGTTCACCAGCAACAGACGCATGAAACAATTGACCCCGCTGAAATTGATACTCTCCAGTACGAAGAAAACATGGTTCTGTGTTTGCTACGCTTCTGCTACCACACCCTCCGGAGAACCTCCGCTCACCTGGAAGGAACACTGGTTTGCCAGAAACACGACGCTTCTCTTAATTACTATTTTAAAATCTTCAACCAGTTGAACTTTTTTCCGGCGCCCGCCGGCGACCTTTGCTGCATGGAAAACATAGAAAATGTGGAGGAATGATTGGCTTTTTTAATCATCATAAAACAACACCATGAAATTACCTGAATTTGAAGAAGTGCAAGGTCCTGTACTCATGCTCAACATGCTGAAATTTAAAGACCGGAAGTATTACTTTGAAACATATCTTCCGGCCTTTCGGAAGGCTACTGAAAAATTAGGCATTAATGATGTGAAAATCAGGTTGGCATGCAACGTAGCAGCCAGCATACTCGCGCCGGAAAGCGAAGCCTGGGATGCAATTTTACTGGTAGAATACCCCAGCGCCAGCGCATTTAAAACAATTGCAGAAAGCGATGTCTATCGCGACATTGCCGATCCGTACCGCCTGGCAGCAACAGACACCCTGCATTTGTATATGACCACGCCGTTTGAGCTATAAATGCTTATCTTGGCCTATGCACCGGTTAATTCTGTCAAATTTTGGTATGCACATAGCACTTTCTCCTGGTGAACAGGAGAAAGTGCTTGCGTTATTGCAGCAGAAAATGGTGTCCAAACGTACCTTCCTGCTGCAACCCGGGGGCATTGACCGGCATATTTATTTTGTAAACCGGGGCTGCCTGCGCATGTTTTATACTGACAAGGAAGGCATGGAGCACAACATCTGTTTTTATCCCGAAAACTGGTGGGCCTGTGATATCGTGAGCTTCTTTAAGGAAAAGCCGGCAGTTAACGCCATACAGGCACTGGAAGACAGCGAGGTATACTATATGTCATTATCGCAGCTGGAAGAGCTGTTTTTTGAGGTGCCAAAATTTGAACGCTTCTTCCGTATCCTCTCACAAAATGGCTTTGACCTGTA encodes the following:
- a CDS encoding winged helix-turn-helix transcriptional regulator; translated protein: MKEAKKSKLCLAAKPHQKSKPVAPPFVTYRLSVPGKRLRPIIDAMANWAFQDMKAAARLKSKQAT
- a CDS encoding Crp/Fnr family transcriptional regulator, producing the protein MHIALSPGEQEKVLALLQQKMVSKRTFLLQPGGIDRHIYFVNRGCLRMFYTDKEGMEHNICFYPENWWACDIVSFFKEKPAVNAIQALEDSEVYYMSLSQLEELFFEVPKFERFFRILSQNGFDLYQQRITSNLSQTAEERYLGFRKLYPGLESRIAQKHIATYLGITPAFLSMMRKEKRL